GCTGCGCGCGGACGGTGCGCCAGGAGTTCTGGACGATCTTCAGGGTGATGTAGGCCGAGGTGCCGTGCCCCGCCCGTTCATGGTCGACGCGGGCGCCGAAGCCGCGGATGACACCGTCCTCGACGAGCCGGTTGATGCGGGCGTAGGCGTTCGCGCGCGAGACGTGCACCCGATCGGCGACCGAGCGTATCGAGGCGCGTCCGTCCGCCTGGAGCATGCGCAGGATGTCCTGGTCGATGGCGTCCAGCGGACGGGCGGGCGGCGGGGGTCCGGCGTCGTCCGGGCCGTCGGCGTCCTGCGGGCGCTCGGCCATTTGTTCAGATGCCATGTGCCCCCGCCTTCCCGCCGTGGACGTACTGCGTCCATCTCAGGCTGTGGAGAACCGTTTGTCCACAGCCTGGGGCCGCCTGTAGCCAAAATGTGCCGGCGACCGAACAATCGGTAGGTGAGGCCCGTCACACCCGTGGCGAGCCCGAAGCCGCTCCCACGAGGAGGTGCCGTCATGACGGTCATGGAGCAGCGGGGCGCTTACCGGCCCACACCGCCGCCCGCCTGGCAGCCCCGTACCGACCCCGCGCCGCTGCTGCCCGACGCGGAGCCGTACCGCGTCCTCGGCACGGAGGCCGCCGGGCAGGCCGACCCCGACCTGCTGCGCACGCTGTACGCCCGGCTGGTCAGCGGCCGGCGGTACAACGCGCAGGCGACGGCACTGACCAAGCAGGGCCGACTGGCCGTCTACCCGTCCAGCACCGGCCAGGAGGCCTGCGAGGTCGCCGCCGCGCTGGCCCTCGAGGAGCGCGACTGGCTCTTCCCCAGCTACCGCGACACGCTCGCCGTCGTCGCCCGCGGCGTCGACCCCGTCGAGGCGCTCACGCTCCTGCGCGGCGACTGGCACACCGGCTACGACCCCTACGAGCACCGGGTCGCCCCCCTGTCCACCCCGCTCGCCACCCAGTTGCCGCACGCCGTGGGCCTCGCGCACGCCGCCCGCCTCAAGGGCGACGACGTGGTCGCGCTGGCCATGGTCGGCGACGGCGGCACCAGCGAGGGCGACTTCCACGAGGCGCTGAACTTCGCCGCCGTCTGGCAGGCCCCGGTCGTCTTCCTCGTGCAGAACAACGGCTTCGCGATCTCCGTCCCGCTCGCCAAGCAGACCGCCGCCCCGTCGCTGGCCCACAAGGCCGTCGGCTACGGGATGCCCGGCCGCCTGGTCGACGGCAACGACGCCGCCGCCGTGCACGAGGTCCTCTCCGACGCCGTACGCCACGCGCGCGCGGGTGGCGGCCCGACCCTGGTGGAGGCGGTGACGTACCGCGTCGAGGCGCACACCAACGCCGACGACGCCACGCGGTACCGGGGCGACGCCGAGGTGGAGACCTGGCGCCGGCACGACCCGATCGATCTTCTCCAGCGGGAGCTGACCGAGCGCGGCCTGCTCGACGAGGACGGAGTCCGGGCCGCCCGCGAGGACGCCGAGACCATGGCCGCCGACCTGCGCGCCCGGATGAACCAGGACCCGCGGCTGGATCCGATGGACCTGTTCGCCCACGTCTACGCCGAGCCCACCCCGCAGCTGCGCGAGCAGCGGGACCTGCTGCGCGCGGAGCTGGCGGCGGAGGCCGAGTCCGGGGCGGCCGAAGGGGGGCACCGATGACGACCGTCGCCGCCAAGCCGGCCACCATGGCGCAGGCCCTCACGCGCGCGCTGCGCGACGCCATGGCCGCCGACCCGGGCGTGCACGTCCTGGGCGAGGACGTGGGCGCCCTCGGAGGCGTCTTCCGGGTCACCGACGGACTGGCCGCGGAGTTCGGCGAGGACCGCTGCACGGACACCCCGCTCGCCGAGGCCGGC
This region of Streptomyces ambofaciens ATCC 23877 genomic DNA includes:
- a CDS encoding Lrp/AsnC family transcriptional regulator translates to MASEQMAERPQDADGPDDAGPPPPARPLDAIDQDILRMLQADGRASIRSVADRVHVSRANAYARINRLVEDGVIRGFGARVDHERAGHGTSAYITLKIVQNSWRTVRAQLRQLPGASHIALVGGDFDVLLLVHTPDNRALRELVLTRLQAIPEVLSTRTLLVFETEDLEPQS
- the pdhA gene encoding pyruvate dehydrogenase (acetyl-transferring) E1 component subunit alpha, encoding MTVMEQRGAYRPTPPPAWQPRTDPAPLLPDAEPYRVLGTEAAGQADPDLLRTLYARLVSGRRYNAQATALTKQGRLAVYPSSTGQEACEVAAALALEERDWLFPSYRDTLAVVARGVDPVEALTLLRGDWHTGYDPYEHRVAPLSTPLATQLPHAVGLAHAARLKGDDVVALAMVGDGGTSEGDFHEALNFAAVWQAPVVFLVQNNGFAISVPLAKQTAAPSLAHKAVGYGMPGRLVDGNDAAAVHEVLSDAVRHARAGGGPTLVEAVTYRVEAHTNADDATRYRGDAEVETWRRHDPIDLLQRELTERGLLDEDGVRAAREDAETMAADLRARMNQDPRLDPMDLFAHVYAEPTPQLREQRDLLRAELAAEAESGAAEGGHR